From the Clostridium sp. Marseille-P299 genome, the window TGTCTTTTTCATGCTGTTCGCAGTGTTGTCCTCCGCATGTTTTCAAAAGTAAATAAAACGGAGCATTTTGTCCCTGGTTTTATTTGTGTCCTACATACATTTGGACGTAGCCTACAATGGAACCCTCATATTCATTGCCTTATCTCCGAAAGTGCAACTGGCAATATCACTCTTTGGCGCCCTTTTAAACATTACAATTACCTTCAACTTCGTAATGCCTTTCGCACCGCATTACTCAATGAAATGGAAACTGTCATTGAGCCTTCTTTTAAGAAGATGAAATCTTATATTTATAAATATTGCCCTAATGGATTCTATGTTCGTGCAAAACCGAATAAATGTGATCCTAACACAGCAATTAAATACATAGGGCGTTACCTTGGCCGACCAGTAATCGCAACGAAACGTATTGATTCTTACGATGGAACTAATGTTACATTTCATTACAATCGACATGAGGATGAAAAACTAATTGTAGAAACTATACCTGTTCTAGATTTTATTGCTCGACTAATCCAACACATCCCAGAAAAACATTTTAAAATGATACGATACTATGGGATTTATGCTAGGCATCGTAAAGAAGATTCTAAACTTAGACGCGCAATCTCAAAAGAGAAACAACGCATCTTTTTATCCTTTAATCGATGGCGCGATTCCATTTTGGCCTCCTTTGGCTATGATCCACTTCGTTGTCCTAATTGTAGTAGCTCTATGCTTATTCTTGAGCTCTACCACAACAAAAAACGTGTACCGCTAGATGAACTATATGAAAAGGTAATGCAAAATTATAAATTTCACACATAGTTCCTATTTTCTTATATTTCTCCGTGAGATAAAATATAAAGCATAAAACAAAACGGAGGCATAAATAACTATGACTGAAAAAGAACTTTTAGCGGAATTACGAATAAAATACACCAAAAACCTCCTGAAGGTATGACATCTAAGGAAATACAACAGATGAGCGATAATGACCTTTTGGATATGGATTACTTTTTAAATGAAGATATCTTTGATGATTTAGACGATTTTGAAGAAGGTTTTTACATCTTCTAACCCATTTCGTCTTTTTGTTGTATCCTATTTTGCTTTTATTTCTTTATAGGAATCTGCAAAGCAGTTTCCTATAAAGAAATAAAAGCAAAACTAAAAAGTTGAGCTGTAACTTTTGGCAGGATTAGTAGGAGTTTCCCCCCTACAGGTTATCCAGTATATTTTATGCAGTTACTTTCAATATTATCTATTCCACTATAGGTGACTAATCCTATAACTACCTGCACCAATAATAATGTCATTTATAATTTCTACTAATTTAATTAAAATACCTCCTGTAATAGTAAATCTAAATTTTCCATTGAAAACATCTACATTAGATACCCATAAAATAGAGAAACACGATAATACCGTCTGTAAAACTGTCACTACTGACTAAGTAATTCTACATTCATATTCTATCACCCGTGGTTTTATTGTCAACTAAATTTTCTTGCTCTACTCAACGTAGACTTGTTTTTCGCTAACACCAACTCATCTTCCATACATATATGCTAGCGAAAAAAAGGTATATTTCAACCTTCTTCTC encodes:
- a CDS encoding IS91 family transposase: MFSKVNKTEHFVPGFICVLHTFGRSLQWNPHIHCLISESATGNITLWRPFKHYNYLQLRNAFRTALLNEMETVIEPSFKKMKSYIYKYCPNGFYVRAKPNKCDPNTAIKYIGRYLGRPVIATKRIDSYDGTNVTFHYNRHEDEKLIVETIPVLDFIARLIQHIPEKHFKMIRYYGIYARHRKEDSKLRRAISKEKQRIFLSFNRWRDSILASFGYDPLRCPNCSSSMLILELYHNKKRVPLDELYEKVMQNYKFHT